A genomic region of Rhodococcus pyridinivorans contains the following coding sequences:
- a CDS encoding TM0106 family RecB-like putative nuclease, with translation MFLLDDRLVFGAGDLTRAASCEFAVLRNLDSTLGRLPRPDTEPDAMLDRVAALGGRHEQRVLDRFRAQVGAEKVVEIARPEYTAQALTEAAQATLDAVRAGAPVVYQGAFFDTGSSDTAPDPLGMIGFSDFLVLEDDGYAVYDSKLSRHAKVEALLQLAAYADALARTGTTVSSHAHLVLGDGSIASYPLAEIMPVYRHRRACLETLLTSHRAAPGPVRWGAGGHTACGRCDDCTPELERHRDLLLVAGMRSTQRLRLIEAGVSTIDDLAACAAPVDGMARRTFDALRAQARAQLEEERRDSPYAEVYDATPLGILPAPDEGDIFFDFEGDPLWSEGGSSEWGLEYLFGVVEGPADAPIFRPFWAHDREQERQALLDFLDYVTDRRRRHPRMHVYHYAPYEKTALLRLAGRYGVGEEIVDDLLREGVLVDLYPVVRNSIRVGARTYGLKKLEPLYTEESEARDGDVTDAGASIVAYADYCALRDAGHLEEAERELASIASYNEADCISTLRLRDWLLTHARDHGISPTETTHDEAAPDAQAHPVETKLLEYVGGALAGDRTPEQQAAALVAAAMGYHRRERKPLWWGHFDRLATAPDEWADARDTLVAATCTLETDWHKATPRRRLLRRRLRLAGEFEPGSTLRAGQDVFLLYDAPGPDGLPDGGTGTRAWSRGVVVERTTGTDHPDVLVVDESLRTDEEYSVLPVAVTPGAPISSKNIEAAIASAAEAMCSELPALPSTAAVDVLRRIPPRLRSGAALPPLGDDAAATIVTTVLNLENSYLAVQGPPGTGKTYTGARVVAALVNEHGRRVGVVAQSHSVVENMLTGIVAAGVSPERVAKAKCQSPDPTWTAFPDAKSLAAHIGTSATGYVVGGTAWDFTNPNCIEPGSLDLLVVDEAGQFCLANTIAVATAASNLLLLGDPRQLPQVSQGTHPEPVDESALGWLAEGHGALPTDRGYFLPVTWRMHPDLCARVSELSYEGRLQSKSEITTRRALDGVPPGVRLVEVAHEGNATCSPEESAEIVRAIAAVLGSAWTDDAGSPPRPLGEEDVLVVAPYNAQVTRLRQDLAAAGLHRVQVGTVDKFQGRQAAMVFVSMTASAVEDVPRGMSFLLSRNRSNVALSRGKWSAVIVRSGALTDHLPSTPDGLIELGAFMRLTGADPTGA, from the coding sequence ATGTTTCTTCTCGACGACAGGCTGGTCTTCGGCGCCGGAGATCTCACCCGCGCCGCCTCGTGCGAGTTCGCAGTGCTCCGCAACCTCGACTCGACGCTCGGTCGGCTCCCGCGCCCCGACACCGAACCCGACGCAATGCTCGACCGTGTCGCCGCACTCGGCGGCCGCCACGAGCAGCGCGTCCTCGACCGCTTCCGCGCGCAGGTGGGTGCGGAGAAGGTCGTCGAGATCGCCCGGCCCGAGTACACCGCGCAGGCGCTCACCGAGGCGGCGCAGGCCACCCTCGACGCCGTCCGGGCCGGCGCGCCCGTCGTCTATCAGGGCGCTTTCTTCGACACCGGCTCCTCCGACACTGCCCCCGATCCGCTCGGCATGATCGGCTTCTCCGACTTCCTCGTCCTCGAGGACGACGGCTACGCCGTCTACGACAGCAAACTCTCCCGGCACGCGAAGGTCGAGGCCCTGCTCCAGCTCGCCGCTTACGCGGACGCACTCGCGCGCACCGGGACGACGGTGTCCTCGCACGCGCATCTCGTCCTCGGCGACGGCTCGATCGCCTCCTACCCGCTCGCGGAGATCATGCCGGTCTATCGGCACCGACGCGCCTGCCTCGAAACCCTTCTCACGTCGCACCGCGCTGCCCCCGGGCCGGTGCGGTGGGGAGCGGGTGGGCACACCGCCTGCGGTCGCTGCGACGACTGCACCCCGGAACTCGAACGTCACCGCGACCTGCTGCTGGTCGCGGGGATGCGCAGTACCCAGCGGCTGCGGCTGATCGAGGCGGGCGTGTCGACCATCGACGACCTCGCCGCATGCGCGGCACCCGTCGACGGGATGGCGCGCCGCACCTTCGACGCCCTGCGCGCCCAGGCACGGGCGCAGCTCGAGGAGGAGAGGCGGGACAGTCCCTATGCGGAGGTCTACGACGCCACCCCGCTCGGCATCCTGCCCGCGCCCGACGAGGGCGACATCTTCTTCGACTTCGAAGGCGACCCACTGTGGTCCGAGGGCGGCAGTTCCGAGTGGGGACTCGAGTACCTGTTCGGCGTCGTGGAGGGACCGGCCGACGCACCGATCTTCCGGCCCTTCTGGGCACACGACCGCGAGCAGGAGCGGCAGGCACTGCTGGACTTCCTCGACTACGTCACCGACCGCCGGCGTCGCCACCCGAGGATGCACGTCTACCACTACGCCCCGTACGAGAAGACGGCGTTGCTGCGGCTGGCCGGGCGCTACGGCGTCGGCGAGGAGATCGTCGACGACCTGCTGCGCGAAGGTGTGCTCGTCGACCTGTACCCCGTGGTGCGCAACTCGATCCGGGTGGGTGCCCGGACGTACGGACTGAAGAAACTCGAACCGCTCTACACCGAGGAGAGCGAGGCACGCGACGGCGATGTCACCGACGCGGGCGCCTCGATCGTCGCGTACGCCGACTACTGCGCACTGCGCGATGCCGGGCACCTCGAGGAGGCGGAACGCGAACTCGCGTCGATCGCCTCCTACAACGAGGCCGACTGCATCTCCACCCTGCGTCTGCGCGACTGGCTGCTCACCCACGCCCGCGACCACGGCATCTCCCCCACCGAGACGACCCACGACGAGGCCGCTCCCGACGCGCAGGCACACCCCGTCGAGACGAAACTCCTCGAATACGTCGGCGGTGCACTGGCGGGCGACCGTACCCCGGAACAGCAGGCGGCCGCACTCGTCGCCGCGGCCATGGGCTACCACCGGCGCGAGCGGAAACCTCTCTGGTGGGGACACTTCGATCGTCTGGCGACGGCTCCCGACGAGTGGGCGGACGCCCGCGACACGCTGGTCGCGGCGACGTGCACACTCGAGACCGACTGGCACAAGGCCACGCCCCGCCGGCGACTGCTCCGGCGTCGGCTGCGCCTCGCGGGCGAGTTCGAGCCGGGCAGCACATTGCGCGCCGGGCAGGACGTCTTCCTGTTGTACGACGCTCCGGGACCGGACGGACTGCCCGACGGCGGCACCGGGACGCGCGCGTGGTCGCGCGGCGTGGTCGTCGAACGCACCACGGGGACGGACCATCCCGACGTGCTCGTCGTGGACGAGTCGCTACGGACGGACGAGGAGTACTCCGTGCTACCGGTGGCCGTCACTCCCGGCGCGCCGATCTCGTCGAAGAACATCGAAGCGGCGATCGCCTCCGCCGCCGAGGCGATGTGCAGCGAGTTGCCGGCTCTGCCGTCGACCGCGGCGGTGGACGTACTGCGCCGCATCCCTCCCCGCCTGCGCTCCGGTGCCGCGCTGCCGCCGCTCGGCGACGACGCGGCCGCCACGATCGTCACGACCGTTCTCAACCTGGAGAATTCGTACCTGGCGGTGCAGGGCCCACCCGGCACCGGCAAGACGTACACCGGGGCCCGGGTGGTGGCGGCGCTCGTGAACGAGCACGGCCGGCGCGTCGGCGTGGTCGCGCAGTCGCATTCGGTGGTCGAGAACATGCTGACCGGCATCGTCGCCGCGGGAGTGTCGCCGGAACGGGTCGCCAAGGCGAAATGCCAGAGCCCCGATCCGACGTGGACCGCCTTCCCTGACGCGAAGTCCCTTGCGGCGCATATCGGTACATCCGCCACCGGCTATGTGGTGGGCGGAACGGCCTGGGACTTCACGAATCCGAACTGCATCGAGCCCGGCAGCCTCGACCTGCTGGTGGTCGACGAGGCCGGTCAGTTCTGTCTCGCCAACACCATCGCCGTGGCCACGGCGGCGTCGAATCTGCTGCTGCTCGGCGATCCCCGCCAACTGCCGCAGGTCTCGCAGGGCACCCACCCCGAGCCGGTCGATGAGTCCGCCCTCGGATGGCTCGCCGAAGGGCACGGTGCGTTGCCCACCGATCGCGGCTACTTCCTTCCGGTGACCTGGCGGATGCACCCGGATCTGTGCGCGCGGGTGTCCGAGTTGTCCTACGAAGGACGACTGCAGTCGAAGTCCGAGATCACCACGCGCCGCGCGCTCGACGGCGTCCCGCCCGGCGTCCGGCTCGTGGAGGTCGCGCACGAGGGCAATGCGACCTGCTCGCCCGAGGAGAGCGCCGAGATCGTGCGCGCCATCGCAGCCGTGCTCGGCTCGGCGTGGACGGACGACGCCGGCTCCCCGCCGCGACCTCTCGGCGAGGAGGACGTCCTGGTGGTCGCACCGTACAACGCTCAGGTCACCCGCCTACGGCAGGATCTCGCCGCCGCGGGTCTGCACCGGGTCCAGGTGGGCACCGTCGACAAGTTCCAGGGCCGCCAGGCGGCGATGGTGTTCGTGTCGATGACGGCCTCCGCCGTCGAGGACGTGCCGCGGGGCATGTCGTTCCTGTTGTCCCGCAACCGGTCGAACGTGGCTCTCTCACGCGGCAAGTGGTCGGCGGTGATCGTCCGGTCCGGCGCCCTGACCGATCACCTCCCGTCGACACCGGACGGCCTGATCGAACTCGGGGCGTTCATGCGGCTGACCGGAGCCGACCCGACCGGGGCGTGA
- a CDS encoding DUF1707 SHOCT-like domain-containing protein, whose protein sequence is MDTTGPGIATSPLRVSDAERETIVEELGRHLTAGRLTIGEFDERVARVYRAVTQDDAGAVLADLPSTLVPTPSPPAGKPFPRLRLPLHQRIEWGAWATVGSINLVVWALVSLGTASSIYFWPIWVVVPWGIVLAVRTALGVEGGPGRRSVPGGRENNGPAGPTCLQ, encoded by the coding sequence GTGGACACCACCGGCCCCGGTATCGCGACATCGCCGCTGCGCGTCTCCGATGCCGAGCGCGAAACGATCGTGGAGGAGCTCGGGCGCCATCTCACCGCCGGACGGTTGACGATCGGCGAGTTCGACGAGCGTGTGGCCCGGGTCTACCGCGCCGTGACGCAGGACGACGCCGGCGCCGTTCTCGCCGACCTGCCGTCGACACTCGTTCCCACCCCGTCCCCGCCGGCCGGCAAACCGTTCCCACGTCTGCGCCTGCCGCTCCACCAGCGCATCGAATGGGGAGCATGGGCCACCGTGGGATCGATCAATCTCGTGGTGTGGGCACTGGTCTCGCTCGGAACGGCCTCGTCGATCTACTTCTGGCCGATCTGGGTCGTCGTTCCGTGGGGCATCGTGCTGGCGGTGCGCACCGCGCTCGGGGTCGAGGGCGGGCCCGGCCGCCGCAGTGTGCCCGGTGGGCGCGAGAACAATGGTCCGGCGGGTCCGACCTGTCTGCAATAG
- a CDS encoding NAD(P)/FAD-dependent oxidoreductase, whose amino-acid sequence MTVRRTVVVGAGIVGLSTAWFLQDRGIEVTVLDRVGVAGDASWGNAGWLAPALTLPLPEPGVLRYGLRSMFRPSSPVYVPPTTDVRLLRFLADFARHCTRRQWTSSMKVFARANRLALDAYDDLARGSGDTIVTEPTRVADPFLAAFTSDDDRRLLVEEFEHARAAGSEIDFDLLDTDTLHSLEPLLGDSVRVGLRIRGQRFIDPPRFVASLAHAVRARGAEIVTDVDVEEVRDTGRGVDVVVAGGHSRSADAVVLANGAWLGSLARPFGVRTQVQAGRGYSFSVRPPSLPKNPVYFPAQRVACTPLQDRFRVAGMMEFRSPDAPLDPRRIRAIVDATRPLLREVDWDGRSEEWVGSRPCTADGLPLIGRTRSDRVYVAGGHGMWGVALGPLTGRLLAGSMTGEPDPLLRSFDPLR is encoded by the coding sequence ATGACGGTTCGTCGGACAGTGGTCGTCGGTGCGGGCATCGTGGGTCTGTCCACCGCGTGGTTTCTGCAGGATCGAGGCATCGAGGTCACGGTGCTCGATCGGGTCGGCGTGGCGGGTGACGCCTCGTGGGGCAACGCCGGGTGGCTCGCGCCGGCACTGACCCTGCCGCTACCCGAGCCGGGGGTGCTGCGTTACGGCTTGCGCTCGATGTTCCGGCCGTCGTCGCCCGTCTACGTGCCGCCCACGACGGATGTGCGGTTGCTGCGCTTCCTCGCCGACTTCGCCCGGCACTGCACGAGACGGCAGTGGACGTCGTCGATGAAGGTCTTCGCGCGCGCCAACCGCCTCGCCCTCGATGCCTACGACGATCTCGCCCGCGGGTCGGGCGACACGATCGTCACCGAACCGACGCGGGTCGCCGATCCGTTCCTCGCGGCGTTCACCTCGGACGACGACCGTCGGCTGCTGGTCGAGGAGTTCGAGCACGCGCGTGCCGCCGGCAGCGAGATCGACTTCGACCTGCTCGACACCGACACGCTGCATTCGCTCGAACCGCTGCTCGGGGACTCGGTGCGGGTGGGTCTCCGGATCCGGGGGCAGCGGTTCATCGATCCGCCGCGGTTCGTCGCCTCGCTGGCGCACGCGGTCCGCGCCCGGGGTGCGGAGATCGTCACCGACGTCGACGTCGAGGAGGTGCGCGACACCGGTCGCGGGGTGGATGTCGTCGTGGCCGGTGGGCACTCGCGGTCGGCGGATGCGGTGGTACTCGCGAACGGAGCGTGGCTCGGGTCGCTCGCCCGGCCGTTCGGCGTGCGCACGCAGGTCCAGGCCGGTCGTGGCTACAGCTTCAGCGTGCGGCCGCCGAGCCTGCCGAAGAACCCGGTCTACTTCCCGGCCCAGCGGGTGGCGTGCACACCCCTCCAGGACCGTTTCCGGGTCGCGGGAATGATGGAGTTCCGCAGTCCCGACGCCCCGCTCGACCCGCGACGCATCCGGGCGATCGTCGACGCGACCCGTCCGCTGTTGCGTGAGGTCGACTGGGACGGGCGCAGCGAGGAGTGGGTGGGCTCACGGCCGTGCACGGCGGACGGGCTCCCGTTGATCGGCCGCACCCGTTCGGATCGGGTGTACGTCGCCGGCGGGCACGGGATGTGGGGCGTGGCGCTCGGTCCCCTCACCGGACGGCTGCTCGCCGGGTCGATGACCGGCGAGCCGGATCCGTTGCTCAGGTCGTTCGATCCGCTGCGCTGA